The Pararge aegeria chromosome 8, ilParAegt1.1, whole genome shotgun sequence genome window below encodes:
- the LOC120625633 gene encoding vesicle-fusing ATPase 1-like has translation MSSMRMKAAKCPSDELAITNCALINPDDFPSDVKHIEVATGPSQHFMFSVRFYSGVDRGTVGFSAPQRKWATLSIGQPIDVKPFKPQNAECLCSVTLEADFMLKKTTSLEPYDSEQMARDFLIQFSNQVFTVGQQLAFSFQDKKVLSLIVKNLEAVDVQALAAGSNVVPRRVRFGRLLPDACIQFDKAESSSLNLVGKAKGKQPRQSIINPDWDFGKMGIGGLDNEFNAIFRRAFASRVFPPEVVEQLGCKHVKGILLFGPPGTGKTLMARQIGNMLNAREPKIVNGPQILDKYVGESEANIRRLFADAEEEEKRCGPNSGLHIIIFDEIDAICKARGSVGGNTGVHDTVVNQLLSKIDGVDQLNNILVIGMTNRRDMIDEALLRPGRLEVQMEIGLPDEKGRVQILNIHTKRMKEYKKIAEDVDSKEIATMTKNFSGAELEGLVRAAQSTAMNRLIKASSKVEVDPEAMEKLMVERGDFMHALENDIKPAFGTAAEALEHFLSRGITNWGNPVASLLEDGQLYIQQARATEASGLVSVLLEGPPNSGKTALAAQLAKLSDFPFVKVCSPEDMIGFTETAKCLQIRKYFDDAYRSTLSCILVDNIERLLDYGPIGPRYSNLTLQALLVLLKKQPPKGRKLLILCTSSRRQVLEDMEVLSAFTGVLHVPNLSQPEHVMAVLEESDAFSKRDLAKIQNDLRGAKIFIGIKKLLALIDMVKQMDEDSRVFKFLTKMQEEGGLDLGTTIQ, from the exons atgtcttcaatg CGCATGAAGGCAGCAAAATGTCCATCAGATGAACTGGCAATTACCAACTGTGCTCTCATCAACCCAGATGACTTCCCAAGCGATgtcaa ACACATTGAAGTGGCTACGGGGCCATCTCAGCACTTTATGTTTAGCGTCAGATTTTATAGTGGAGTTGACAGGGGTACTGTGGGGTTCTCCGCACCCCAAAGAAAGTGGGCCACACTTTCTATTGGACAG CCAATAGATGTGAAACCCTTCAAGCCACAAAATGCTGAATGTCTATGCAGTGTCACATTGGAAGCAGATTTTATGCTCAAGAAAAC GACATCTCTGGAGCCCTATGACTCGGAGCAAATGGCGCGTGACTTCCTCATTCAGTTTTCAAATCAGGTTTTCACGGTCGGGCAACAGCTTGCTTTCTCATTTCAAGACAAAAAAGTACTGTCTTTGATTGTTAAGAACTTGGAAG CTGTGGATGTACAAGCTTTAGCAGCCGGATCCAATGTGGTACCTCGTCGTGTGAGATTTGGTCGACTTTTGCCTGATGCCTGTATCCAGTTCGATAAAGCCGAAAGCTCCTCGCTCAATCTTGTGGGAAAAGCTAAGGG CAAACAGCCTCGCCAGTCTATCATCAATCCAGATTGGGACTTCGGTAAAATGGGGATCGGTGGTCTCGACAATGAATTCAACGCGATCTTTCGACGAGCCTTCGCCTCTCGGGTCTTCCCTCCTGAAGTTGTGGAGCAGTTGG GTTGCAAACACGTAAAGGGTATTCTGCTATTCGGCCCGCCTGGTACCGGTAAAACTTTGATGGCTCGGCAGATTGGCAATATGTTGAATGCGAGGGAACCAAAAATTGTGAACGGTCCACAAATATTGGACAAATATGTTGGTGAGAGCGAAGCCAACATCCGACGCTTATTTGCGGATGCCGAGGAGGAAGAGAAAAGG TGTGGCCCGAACAGTGGTCTTCATATTATCATCTTCGACGAAATTGACGCCATTTGCAAGGCTCGAGGCTCAGTGGGTGGCAACACGGGCGTCCACGACACTGTCGTTAACCAGCTGTTGTCAAAGATAGACG GCGTGGACCAGCTCAACAATATTCTAGTCATCGGTATGACAAACAGACGGGATATGATAGACGAGGCCTTGCTCCGACCCGGTCGATTAGAGGTGCAGATGGAAATTGGTTTGCCTGATGAGAAAGGACGCGTAcagatattaaatattcatacaaAACGCATGAAAGAGTACAAGAAGATTGCGGAGGATGTGGATTCGAAA GAAATAGCAACAATGACAAAGAACTTCTCCGGTGCTGAGCTCGAAGGTTTGGTGCGTGCGGCTCAATCTACCGCCATGAACAGATTGATAAAGGCTTCAAGCAAAGTGGAAGTGGATCCCGAGGCAATGGAGAAGTTGATGGTGGAACGAGGCGACTTCATGCACGCTCTGGAGAATGATATTAAACCG GCATTTGGTACCGCAGCAGAAGCGTTGGAACATTTCCTTTCGCGTGGTATCACAAATTGGGGCAATCCAGTCGCGTCTCTATTGGAAGACGGACAGTTGTATATTCAGCAGGCCAGAGCTACTGAAGCTAGTG GTCTCGTATCTGTGCTCCTCGAGGGACCACCGAACAGCGGCAAAACAGCTCTGGCGGCGCAACTCGCTAAACTGTCGGACTTCCCGTTCGTCAAGGTGTGCTCGCCTGAGGACATGATTGGCTTCACCGAAACTGCCAAATGCTTGCAGATCAGGAAG TATTTCGACGACGCGTACCGCTCAACCCTTTCCTGCATCCTGGTGGACAATATCGAGCGTCTATTGGACTATGGCCCAATTGGACCACGCTATTCAAACTTGACGCTTCAAGCTCTGCTCGTTTTGCTGAAGAAGCAACCACCAAAGGGAAGGAAGTTACTCATTTTGTGCACTAGCAGCCGACG ACAAGTGCTAGAAGACATGGAAGTGCTGTCAGCCTTTACAGGTGTCCTTCATGTTCCGAATCTTTCTCAACCGGAACACGTGATGGCCGTTTTAGAAGAGAGCGACGCTTTCTCCAAGCGGGACTTGGCGAAGATACAGAACGACCTTCGGGGCGCCAA GATTTTCATTGGTATCAAAAAGCTGCTGGCTTTAATCGACATGGTGAAACAGATGGACGAGGATTCGAGAGTATTCAAATTCCTTACGAAGATGCAAGAGGAGGGCGGCCTAGACCTCGGCACCACTATACAATAA
- the LOC120625831 gene encoding transcription elongation factor 1 homolog, whose protein sequence is MGRRKSKRKPPPKRKAIEPLDQQFNCPFCNHEKSCEVKMDRARNTARIQCRVCLEDFQTTTNVLSEPIDVYNDWVDACETAN, encoded by the exons ATGGGTCGCCGCAAATCAAAAAGAAAGCCTCCGCCGAAACGAAAAGCTATAGAACCTCTTGATCAGCAGTTTAACTGCCCATTTTGTAACCATGAGAAATCCTGTGAAGTCAAAAT GGATCGTGCCAGAAATACCGCTCGAATACAATGTCGAGTTTGCTTAGAAGACTTCCAAACCACTACAAATGTTTTATCTGAGCCAATAGATGTTTATAATGATTGGGTGGATGCTTGTGAAACTGctaattaa
- the LOC120625629 gene encoding calcium homeostasis endoplasmic reticulum protein isoform X1 has translation MELPQPPQDQDLRNIIDKLAQFVARNGPEFEKMTKTKQKNNPKFSFLYGGEYFNYYQYKVTTEQAILKQSAGGQAAPAPAGAYSAQNRQYVLPQQASATPAQLGLAASMAVAPALQQWLAANSAPTAASRSDCDSVNAQINILREQITQSENNLNAQHTVLIQQQQAKINELVSKAQMETIQIMAEENNISLSELDTILQPIIDTCTKDSISNGKGWILQHATSHDAGKVISQHLLRKVTQPGAPFSQKLHIIYLINDVLHHCARKNAEDLKKNLENVVVPMFCNASIAVTEEQEGKLNKLLRLWESKSNYFDAAVILKMKSPTSSYQEYQNNLIAQHSNAIAHLTQQTKSTFENYQTQHQAFVAHTMQQIQQMEMQKQALELNNQELNKDNQQQNNVQPPFPNNNFNDQSYQQHTHSGYDQNFNSGHQQYGSESGENYPSNNSISGNENSYDSQTFDQITTQKKQESTEEPDLSHLPNVNFSQPPPGFEPQESTVALFQNGLPDLTKPPPGFLPFPDINNEDLMPSVPYFELPAGLMVPLIMLEDDKYKPLDPAKIRLPPPAPPNERLLAAVDAFYASPNHERPRDNEGWEKLGLYEYYKAKNAARKNKEDAIAQGLRQKSKSPSPIPKDLQKQPTPPGRRYRSLSKSPEKTEPKKSKSRSPSPRRKATWRGRDRDRESKPSRRRSRSRSRSRSRSRSRERAERHAAREPSPPRSRRVERSRSPTPPSFLGGGFAGPSQQTIDSTNKGHQLLQKMGWSAGGLGAAGQGIAEPISGGTVRDKQDQYKGVGVNLNDPYENFRKNKGAAFITRMKERALERST, from the exons ATGGAGCTTCCGCAGCCGCCACAGg ATCAAGACCTACGTAATATAATAGACAAGCTCGCACAATTTGTCGCTAGAAATGGACCGGAATTTGAAAAGATGACcaagacaaaacaaaaaaataatcccAAGTTTAGCTTTCTCTACGGCGGGGAGTACTTCAACTACTACCAGTACAAAGTGACGACAGAGCAAGCAA TTCTAAAGCAATCGGCCGGTGGCCAGGCGGCCCCCGCGCCCGCCGGGGCTTATTCGGCACAGAACAGGCAATATGTACTGCCCCAACAGGCCAGCGCGACGCCAGCGCAGTTGGGCCTGGCGGCGTCGATGGCGGTGGCTCCCGCGCTGCAGCAGTGGCTCGCAGCTAACTCCGCGCCCACAGCCGCGTCGCGCAGCGACTGCGACAGCGTCAATGCTCAGATCAACATACTCAGGGAACAGATTACTCAGTCGGAAAATAATCTTAATGCCCAACATACG GTGTTAATACAGCAACAACAAGCTAAAATCAATGAGCTTGTAAGCAAGGCCCAAATGGAAACTATTCAGATAATGGCGGAAGAAAACAACATTAGTCTGTCAGAACTTGATACAATATTGCAGCCTATCATCGACACTTGTACTAAAGATAGCATTTCAAATg GCAAAGGTTGGATATTGCAACATGCAACATCGCATGATGCGGGAAAAGTGATATCACAGCACCTTCTGCGAAAAGTCACTCAACCGGGTGCACCATTCTCACAAAAGCTTCACATCATTTACCTCATCAATGATGTCCTACACCATTG TGCACGCAAAAACGCTGAAGATCTCaagaaaaatttggaaaatgtGGTGGTTCCAATGTTTTGCAATGCCAGTATAg CCGTTACCGAAGAGCAGGAGGGTAAATTGAACAAGCTGCTTCGTCTCTGGGAATCTAAGTCGAACTACTTCGACGCGGCGgtcattttaaaaatgaagAGCCCGACTAGTTCCTATCAAGAGTATCAAAACAACCTGATCGCCCAGCACTCTAATGCCATTGCACATTTGACGCAACAGACAAAATCCACATTCGAAAA CTACCAAACACAACATCAAGCGTTTGTCGCCCACACAATGCAACAAATACAACAGATGGAGATGCAGAAACAAGCACTGGAACTTAACAACCAGGAGCTCAACAAAGACAATCAACAACAGAACAACGTGCAACCACCATTTCCAAACAACAATTTTAATGATCAGAGTTACCAACAGCATACCCACTCTGGGTACGACCAGAACTTTAATTCTGGTCACCAACAGTATGGGAGCGAGAGTGGCGAAAACTATCCTTCCAATAATAGTATAAGCGGCAACGAAAATAGCTACGACAGTCAAACATTCGATCAAATCACAACTCAAAAGAAGCAAGAAAGCACAGAAGAGCCTGATCTATCACATCTCCCAAACGTAAACTTCTCGCAACCTCCCCCTGGCTTTGAACCGCAAGAATCTACAGTGGCGTTATTCCAAAACGGTCTTCCAGATCTAACCAAACCACCACCTGGATTTCTTCCATTCCCCGATATTAACAATGAAGATTTAATGCCGTCTGTACCTTATTTCGAATTGCCAGCGGGCTTAATGGTACCACTCATTATG CTGGAGGACGACAAATACAAACCATTAGACCCCGCAAAGATCCGTTTACCACCTCCGGCGCCGCCTAACGAAAGACTACTCGCAGCTGTTGATGCATTCTATGCCTCACCTAATCACGAACGGCCCAGGGACAA CGAGGGTTGGGAAAAACTaggtttatatgaatattacaaGGCGAAAAACGCGGCCCGAAAGAACAAAGAAGACGCAATCGCGCAAGGTTTGAGACAGAAATCAAAATCACCGAGCCCCATACCTAAAGACTTACAGAAACAACCCACGCCGCCTGGCCGAAGATATAG gtcGCTTAGTAAATCGCCGGAAAAGACTGAACCGAAGAAGTCCAAATCGCGATCGCCTTCGCCAAGAAGAAAAGCAACATGGAGAGGACGAGACAGGGACAGAGAGAGTAAGCCTA GTCGCAGAAGATCTCGGTCCCGATCGCGATCTCGTTCGCGAAGTCGATCCCGAGAGCGAGCTGAGAGGCATGCGGCTCGCGAACCCTCACCGCCGCGGTCGAGACGCGTCGAACGTTCTAGATCGCCTACACCGCCCAGTTTTCt GGGTGGCGGATTTGCCGGTCCGTCGCAACAGACAATAGACTCCACCAACAAAGGTCACCAGCTATTACAAAAGATGGGGTGGAGTGCAGGTGGACTGGGAGCAGCGGGGCAGGGCATAGCAGAGCCTATCAGTGGCGGTACTGTTCGTGACAAGCAGGACCAATACAAAG GTGTAGGAGTGAATTTGAATGACCCTTATGAAAACTTCCGTAAGAACAAAGGTGCAGCATTTATTACAAGAATGAAGGAGAGAGCACTGGAGCGGTCAACGTGA
- the LOC120625629 gene encoding calcium homeostasis endoplasmic reticulum protein isoform X2: protein MAVAPALQQWLAANSAPTAASRSDCDSVNAQINILREQITQSENNLNAQHTVLIQQQQAKINELVSKAQMETIQIMAEENNISLSELDTILQPIIDTCTKDSISNGKGWILQHATSHDAGKVISQHLLRKVTQPGAPFSQKLHIIYLINDVLHHCARKNAEDLKKNLENVVVPMFCNASIAVTEEQEGKLNKLLRLWESKSNYFDAAVILKMKSPTSSYQEYQNNLIAQHSNAIAHLTQQTKSTFENYQTQHQAFVAHTMQQIQQMEMQKQALELNNQELNKDNQQQNNVQPPFPNNNFNDQSYQQHTHSGYDQNFNSGHQQYGSESGENYPSNNSISGNENSYDSQTFDQITTQKKQESTEEPDLSHLPNVNFSQPPPGFEPQESTVALFQNGLPDLTKPPPGFLPFPDINNEDLMPSVPYFELPAGLMVPLIMLEDDKYKPLDPAKIRLPPPAPPNERLLAAVDAFYASPNHERPRDNEGWEKLGLYEYYKAKNAARKNKEDAIAQGLRQKSKSPSPIPKDLQKQPTPPGRRYRSLSKSPEKTEPKKSKSRSPSPRRKATWRGRDRDRESKPSRRRSRSRSRSRSRSRSRERAERHAAREPSPPRSRRVERSRSPTPPSFLGGGFAGPSQQTIDSTNKGHQLLQKMGWSAGGLGAAGQGIAEPISGGTVRDKQDQYKGVGVNLNDPYENFRKNKGAAFITRMKERALERST, encoded by the exons ATGGCGGTGGCTCCCGCGCTGCAGCAGTGGCTCGCAGCTAACTCCGCGCCCACAGCCGCGTCGCGCAGCGACTGCGACAGCGTCAATGCTCAGATCAACATACTCAGGGAACAGATTACTCAGTCGGAAAATAATCTTAATGCCCAACATACG GTGTTAATACAGCAACAACAAGCTAAAATCAATGAGCTTGTAAGCAAGGCCCAAATGGAAACTATTCAGATAATGGCGGAAGAAAACAACATTAGTCTGTCAGAACTTGATACAATATTGCAGCCTATCATCGACACTTGTACTAAAGATAGCATTTCAAATg GCAAAGGTTGGATATTGCAACATGCAACATCGCATGATGCGGGAAAAGTGATATCACAGCACCTTCTGCGAAAAGTCACTCAACCGGGTGCACCATTCTCACAAAAGCTTCACATCATTTACCTCATCAATGATGTCCTACACCATTG TGCACGCAAAAACGCTGAAGATCTCaagaaaaatttggaaaatgtGGTGGTTCCAATGTTTTGCAATGCCAGTATAg CCGTTACCGAAGAGCAGGAGGGTAAATTGAACAAGCTGCTTCGTCTCTGGGAATCTAAGTCGAACTACTTCGACGCGGCGgtcattttaaaaatgaagAGCCCGACTAGTTCCTATCAAGAGTATCAAAACAACCTGATCGCCCAGCACTCTAATGCCATTGCACATTTGACGCAACAGACAAAATCCACATTCGAAAA CTACCAAACACAACATCAAGCGTTTGTCGCCCACACAATGCAACAAATACAACAGATGGAGATGCAGAAACAAGCACTGGAACTTAACAACCAGGAGCTCAACAAAGACAATCAACAACAGAACAACGTGCAACCACCATTTCCAAACAACAATTTTAATGATCAGAGTTACCAACAGCATACCCACTCTGGGTACGACCAGAACTTTAATTCTGGTCACCAACAGTATGGGAGCGAGAGTGGCGAAAACTATCCTTCCAATAATAGTATAAGCGGCAACGAAAATAGCTACGACAGTCAAACATTCGATCAAATCACAACTCAAAAGAAGCAAGAAAGCACAGAAGAGCCTGATCTATCACATCTCCCAAACGTAAACTTCTCGCAACCTCCCCCTGGCTTTGAACCGCAAGAATCTACAGTGGCGTTATTCCAAAACGGTCTTCCAGATCTAACCAAACCACCACCTGGATTTCTTCCATTCCCCGATATTAACAATGAAGATTTAATGCCGTCTGTACCTTATTTCGAATTGCCAGCGGGCTTAATGGTACCACTCATTATG CTGGAGGACGACAAATACAAACCATTAGACCCCGCAAAGATCCGTTTACCACCTCCGGCGCCGCCTAACGAAAGACTACTCGCAGCTGTTGATGCATTCTATGCCTCACCTAATCACGAACGGCCCAGGGACAA CGAGGGTTGGGAAAAACTaggtttatatgaatattacaaGGCGAAAAACGCGGCCCGAAAGAACAAAGAAGACGCAATCGCGCAAGGTTTGAGACAGAAATCAAAATCACCGAGCCCCATACCTAAAGACTTACAGAAACAACCCACGCCGCCTGGCCGAAGATATAG gtcGCTTAGTAAATCGCCGGAAAAGACTGAACCGAAGAAGTCCAAATCGCGATCGCCTTCGCCAAGAAGAAAAGCAACATGGAGAGGACGAGACAGGGACAGAGAGAGTAAGCCTA GTCGCAGAAGATCTCGGTCCCGATCGCGATCTCGTTCGCGAAGTCGATCCCGAGAGCGAGCTGAGAGGCATGCGGCTCGCGAACCCTCACCGCCGCGGTCGAGACGCGTCGAACGTTCTAGATCGCCTACACCGCCCAGTTTTCt GGGTGGCGGATTTGCCGGTCCGTCGCAACAGACAATAGACTCCACCAACAAAGGTCACCAGCTATTACAAAAGATGGGGTGGAGTGCAGGTGGACTGGGAGCAGCGGGGCAGGGCATAGCAGAGCCTATCAGTGGCGGTACTGTTCGTGACAAGCAGGACCAATACAAAG GTGTAGGAGTGAATTTGAATGACCCTTATGAAAACTTCCGTAAGAACAAAGGTGCAGCATTTATTACAAGAATGAAGGAGAGAGCACTGGAGCGGTCAACGTGA
- the LOC120625632 gene encoding protein misato, with amino-acid sequence MSTREILTLQFGHYSNYVGAHFWNIQELGFDYTGTVKADCNHDILYREGKTSTGEITYTPRLLLADLKGSLNTLPASGGLEECHTEEDLPWNILEKIEEPAASKNEFLQDIDGENSSNIKNKQYNLEQDVKTWTDYLYPRFHARTVNIIKEYQHGDNNESFDYSCSGRSIWKSNFGETFADKIRKYVEECDSMQGFHVNFDCTDGFSGLALGCIEHLSDEYTKSIVAFPIIASHFSDNNPSTEEEREKSTLKDSVRLVNMALSIEELSQNATFFVPLCTGDKGWRKPGNPRKFDFITYDPEQYYHSSALIASAIDTLSQKYRHNTNVHTISDICADMTGYGRKMAAASLGMPFALNESEYLIDYLNTTTKPLYTSITPSCKIATDKIFQLITIRGIPESYLKAPMKEAKEQMNLAAYSCSNVKEMFELYFQANNFLSATNVTVCEKPLELKSPFPNIFSNMLNKYGFVNNENQPQKVESCPVIAGFHNGNFMADFIEKIHRDVSRIKFAKLHKFREHGLEEADYKESLDRLSEFKDNYEDDFEL; translated from the exons AGGAGCTAGGTTTTGACTACACTGGTACAGTAAAAGCGGACTGCAATCATGATATTTTATATCGTGAAGGAAAGACGTCGACTGGCGAAATAACCTATACTCCTCGTTTACTTTTGGCGGATCTAAAAGGTTCCCTAAACACATTGCCGGCCTCTGGGGGCTTAGAAGAATGTCATACAGAAGAGGATCTTCCATGGAATATTCTAGAAAAGATTGAAGAACCAGCTGCTAGTAAAAATGAGTTCCTACAGGATATTGACGGTGAAAActcatcaaatataaaaaataaacagtataaTTTGGAACAAGATGTTAAAACTTGGACTGACTACTTGTATCCTAGATTCCATGCCCGcacagtaaatattataaaagaatatcAACATGGAGATAACAAT GAAAGCTTTGACTACAGTTGTTCTGGCAGATCAATATGGAAATCAAATTTTGGAGAAACATTTGCAGACAAAATAAGGAAATATGTGGAGGAGTGTGACAGTATGCAAGGATTCCATGTAAACTTTGATTGCACTGATGGTTTCTCAGGTCTTGCACTGGGATGTATTGAACACTTGTCTGATGAATACACTAAAAGCATAGTAGCATTCCCTATCATAGCATCTCATTTCTCAGATAACAATCCATCAACTgaagaagaaagagaaaagtCCACCTTGAAAGACTCTGTAAGACTTGTTAATATGGCACTATCCATTGAAGAGTTGTCACAAAATGCCACCTTTTTTGTGCCTTTATGTACTGGTGACAAAGGCTGGAGAAAACCAGGCAATCCTAGGAAATTTGACTTCATTACCTATGACCCAGAACAGTATTACCATTCCTCAGCATTAATTGCTTCTGCTATTGATACATTAAGTCAAAAATATAGACATAATACTAATGTTCATACAATATCTGATATATGTGCAGATATGACTGGTTATGGAAGAAAAATGGCTGCAGCATCACTTGGAATGCCATTTGCTTTGAATGAGTCAGAATATCtcatagattatttaaatactacCACAAAACCTCTATACACATCTATTACACCAAGTTGCAAGATAGCTACAGACAAAATTTTCCAGCTCATCACAATAAGAGGCATTCCAGAATCCTATTTAAAAGCACCCATGAAAGAAGCTAAAGAACAAATGAATCTTGCTGCATATAGCTGTAGTAATGTAAAAGAAatgtttgaattatattttcaagCAAATAACTTCCTTTCTGCAACAAATGTTACAGTGTGTGAGAAACCACTGGAACTGAAATCACCATTTCCTAATATATTCTCTAATATGCTAAATAAATATGGgtttgttaataatgaaaatcaACCACAGAAAGTAGAAAGCTGTCCAGTGATAGCAGGGTTTCACAATGGTAATTTTATGGCagactttattgaaaaaatCCACCGGGATGTAAGCAGGATTAAATTTGCAAAATTGCATAAATTCAGAGAACATGGTCTTGAAGAAGCTGATTATAAAGAAAGTTTAGATAGGTTGTCAGAATTCAAGGATAACTATGAAGACgattttgagctttaa